Proteins encoded by one window of Streptomyces sp. LX-29:
- a CDS encoding IS5 family transposase (programmed frameshift): protein MDQPVVGLGVPLTDAQWARIEPLLPDRTPRRGGRWRDHREVIDAIAFKFQTGTQWVHLPEKYGNWRGVYNRLRMWAVDGTWERVFTALIAQADADEDLNWAVSVDSTIVRAHQHAAGARKKGAPAGEPADHAIGRSRGGLTTKIHLAADGDCRPLAFVLTAGQAGDAPAFGEVMARLRVPRRRGRPRTRPDVVLADKAYSSRAIREHLRQRGIRAVIPTRADQRGHRLRRGRHGGRPPAFDRDAYKQRNTVERCINRLKQWRGIATRYEKTAVIYLAGLHIAGIFLWSAR from the exons TTGGATCAGCCGGTCGTTGGTCTGGGTGTGCCGTTGACTGACGCGCAGTGGGCGCGGATCGAGCCGTTGCTCCCGGACCGGACGCCGAGGCGCGGTGGTCGGTGGCGGGACCATCGGGAGGTGATCGACGCGATCGCCTTCAAGTTCCAGACCGGAACCCAGTGGGTGCACCTTCCGGAGAAGTACGGCAACTGGCGAGGCGTCTACAACCGGCTGCGTATGTGGGCCGTCGACGGCACCTGGGAGCGAGTGTTCACCGCTCTCATAGCCCAGGCCGACGCGGACGAGGACCTGAACTGGGCCGTCTCTGTGGACTCCACGATCGTGCGAGCACACCAGCACGCTGCCGGGGCCCGCAAAA AGGGGGCCCCGGCTGGAGAACCGGCCGACCACGCCATCGGCCGGTCCCGCGGCGGGCTGACCACGAAGATCCACCTCGCGGCCGACGGCGACTGCCGGCCCCTGGCCTTCGTCCTCACGGCCGGCCAGGCCGGCGATGCACCCGCCTTCGGCGAGGTCATGGCCCGTCTGCGCGTTCCCCGCCGACGTGGACGACCTCGCACCAGGCCGGACGTCGTCCTGGCCGACAAGGCGTACTCCTCACGTGCGATCCGCGAGCATCTACGCCAGCGCGGCATCCGGGCAGTGATCCCCACCCGGGCGGATCAGCGCGGCCACCGGCTGCGTCGCGGCAGACACGGTGGGAGGCCACCCGCTTTCGACCGTGACGCGTACAAGCAGCGCAATACCGTCGAGCGGTGCATCAACCGCCTGAAGCAGTGGCGAGGGATCGCCACCCGCTACGAGAAGACAGCGGTCATCTACCTGGCCGGACTCCACATCGCGGGCATCTTCCTCTGGTCCGCTCGGTGA
- a CDS encoding DUF2637 domain-containing protein, which yields MRAHLARVDAVLVQAVIAAALSFAHLHDLASAAGQDGWKAWAYPVSVDLLLVAAWRRLRSGSSKAAGWCWFVIALAASLGANVATAGLLDLTDVPAWLRILVAGWPAVAFLGGTLLAHTTVPSSAGSGDRDTGEKRDRRPPTVRRTHRTGRQAGVVAGPLETRRSTQPGAQPRDQRQGKPRRFRLDHRADQRKMPAMWSPAR from the coding sequence ATGCGTGCTCACCTGGCACGCGTCGACGCCGTACTCGTACAGGCGGTCATCGCCGCCGCCCTCTCCTTCGCCCACCTCCACGACCTTGCCTCGGCGGCCGGACAGGACGGCTGGAAAGCCTGGGCTTATCCCGTCTCCGTCGACCTGCTGCTTGTCGCGGCCTGGCGCCGGCTGCGGTCGGGCTCGTCCAAGGCGGCGGGTTGGTGCTGGTTCGTCATCGCGCTGGCCGCCTCCCTGGGTGCCAACGTCGCCACCGCGGGACTCCTCGATCTGACCGACGTACCGGCCTGGCTCCGGATCCTGGTCGCCGGATGGCCGGCCGTGGCTTTCCTTGGCGGGACCCTGCTCGCCCACACCACCGTGCCCTCCTCGGCCGGAAGCGGCGACCGGGACACCGGAGAGAAACGAGACCGGCGACCACCCACCGTAAGGCGGACCCACCGCACAGGGCGGCAGGCTGGCGTGGTCGCCGGTCCACTCGAAACCCGCCGATCAACGCAACCGGGCGCCCAGCCGCGTGATCAGAGGCAGGGCAAGCCTAGGCGGTTTCGTTTGGATCACCGAGCGGACCAGAGGAAGATGCCCGCGATGTGGAGTCCGGCCAGGTAG
- a CDS encoding FtsK/SpoIIIE domain-containing protein: protein MVDAMTLMEVGGPVAATVGGAAYLRASHPAAYWSTIGLPVSTVRLLGSYGSVMDSCGLTVPPSRLRVWATRALTHREVRPVPPRRGMIRPTSTGLRLRLRLAPGQEPADVAASAERLRHAWGVHAVHVSVVKPGVVELRLVGYDVLRKVRMPRGDGGGFLRVPVALREDATPFVRDYRTVPHQLTLGATLSGKSMFLRHLIAGLARQPVALVGIDCKRGVELAPFAPRLSALATDPTQAAALLPALIGLMEERYDLIKARQGIALDTPNEEITSDIWGLPDDERPVPVVLFVDEVAELFLVATRKDEERRDEMVTQLIRLAQLGRAAGIYLEVCGQRFGAELGKGATMLRAQLSGRVCHRVNDEASAKMALGDIAPEAVGAACAIAPELPGLAVAGDTSGGWSRIRTPYLSLGDAAAVCREYVHLVPDLPALDPFRPAMPARAASAPEASPKSVPVLD from the coding sequence ATGGTCGACGCCATGACGCTGATGGAGGTGGGCGGTCCCGTCGCTGCGACGGTGGGCGGAGCCGCCTACCTCCGGGCCAGCCACCCCGCGGCCTACTGGTCGACCATCGGGTTACCGGTCTCCACGGTGCGGCTCCTCGGCTCATACGGGTCTGTCATGGACTCCTGCGGGCTGACCGTCCCGCCGTCGCGGCTGCGCGTCTGGGCGACCCGGGCGCTTACGCACCGGGAGGTCCGGCCCGTTCCGCCGCGTCGGGGGATGATCCGCCCGACCTCGACCGGGCTCCGCCTTCGGCTGCGGCTGGCACCGGGGCAGGAACCCGCGGACGTCGCTGCCTCCGCCGAACGGCTACGGCACGCCTGGGGAGTTCACGCCGTCCACGTCTCGGTGGTCAAACCCGGCGTGGTCGAACTGCGGCTCGTCGGATATGACGTCCTGCGGAAGGTGCGGATGCCCCGCGGGGACGGGGGTGGATTCCTGAGGGTGCCGGTGGCGCTCCGGGAGGACGCGACGCCGTTCGTACGGGACTACCGCACCGTGCCACACCAGCTCACCCTGGGCGCCACGCTCTCGGGGAAGTCCATGTTCCTGCGGCACCTGATAGCCGGCCTCGCCCGGCAACCGGTCGCCCTGGTCGGCATCGACTGCAAGCGGGGCGTGGAACTGGCACCCTTCGCCCCACGCCTGTCGGCCCTGGCCACCGACCCCACGCAGGCCGCCGCACTGCTCCCCGCCCTCATCGGGCTCATGGAAGAGCGGTACGACCTGATCAAGGCCCGGCAAGGCATCGCCCTGGACACCCCCAACGAGGAGATCACCTCCGACATCTGGGGACTGCCGGACGATGAACGGCCCGTGCCGGTGGTGCTGTTCGTCGACGAGGTCGCAGAACTCTTCCTCGTCGCTACCCGCAAGGACGAGGAACGGCGGGACGAGATGGTCACCCAGCTCATCCGGCTCGCCCAGCTCGGCCGGGCAGCCGGCATCTACCTGGAGGTGTGCGGGCAGCGCTTCGGGGCCGAACTGGGCAAGGGCGCCACCATGCTCCGCGCCCAGCTCTCCGGCCGCGTCTGCCACCGGGTGAACGACGAAGCCTCGGCAAAGATGGCGCTCGGCGACATCGCCCCCGAAGCGGTCGGCGCGGCCTGCGCCATCGCCCCCGAACTGCCTGGCCTGGCGGTCGCTGGGGACACGTCCGGCGGCTGGTCCCGCATCCGTACGCCCTATCTGTCGCTGGGCGACGCGGCCGCGGTCTGCCGGGAGTACGTCCACCTCGTGCCGGACCTGCCCGCCCTTGACCCCTTCCGGCCCGCCATGCCCGCCCGGGCGGCGAGTGCTCCCGAGGCATCGCCGAAGTCGGTGCCGGTCCTCGACTGA
- a CDS encoding GntR family transcriptional regulator: MSPLASGVLGALDPTSDRAVFRQIADQLREAIDKGRFREGDKLPSETELVEHFGVSRMTVRNALSLLQQEGLAVSEHGKGVFVRPRPPVRRLASDRFARRHRDQGKSAFTVEAEAAGGHPEVDSLEVKEERPSQDIAARLGSPRKVLARRRRYLLDGRPVEFATSYLPLDLARNTPIAQPNPGPGGIYARLEEMGHRLDHFDEEIRARMPSPQEVRTLQLASGVPVIHLIRTAFDAEGRAVEVCDTVMAADAYVLAYQLPAT, encoded by the coding sequence ATGTCTCCCCTTGCCTCCGGCGTTCTGGGCGCGCTGGACCCGACCAGTGATCGCGCCGTGTTCCGGCAGATCGCCGACCAGCTGCGCGAAGCGATCGACAAGGGACGCTTCCGGGAGGGCGACAAGCTCCCCTCGGAGACGGAGCTGGTCGAACACTTCGGCGTCTCGCGCATGACCGTCCGCAACGCCCTCTCCCTCCTCCAACAGGAGGGGCTCGCCGTCTCCGAACACGGCAAGGGCGTCTTCGTCCGGCCGCGGCCGCCGGTCCGGCGCCTGGCCTCCGACCGCTTCGCCCGCCGCCATCGCGATCAGGGGAAGTCGGCGTTCACCGTGGAGGCGGAAGCCGCCGGGGGCCATCCCGAGGTGGACAGCCTGGAGGTGAAGGAGGAGCGGCCCTCCCAGGACATCGCCGCCCGCCTCGGCTCGCCGCGGAAGGTCCTCGCCCGGCGGCGCCGGTACCTGCTCGACGGCCGACCGGTGGAGTTCGCCACCTCGTACCTCCCGCTCGACCTGGCGCGGAACACCCCGATCGCCCAGCCCAACCCCGGCCCTGGCGGCATCTACGCCCGGCTGGAGGAGATGGGGCATCGCCTCGACCACTTCGACGAGGAGATCCGGGCCCGCATGCCCTCCCCGCAGGAGGTGCGCACCCTGCAACTCGCCTCCGGTGTGCCGGTCATCCACCTGATCCGCACGGCATTCGATGCCGAGGGGCGCGCGGTCGAGGTCTGCGACACCGTGATGGCGGCCGACGCGTACGTCCTCGCCTACCAGTTGCCCGCCACCTGA
- a CDS encoding NUDIX hydrolase, translated as MSVAGVIVDDAGRALLIKRRDNGKWEPPGGVLERGETIPDALQREVLEETGIKIALPATLTGVYKNMSALIVSMVFRCEAMDGTPTTGAETRALRWATREEVTELADEAYAIRVLDALDNASPPAVRAHDGVRLI; from the coding sequence GTGAGCGTCGCCGGGGTCATCGTCGACGACGCGGGCCGCGCCCTGCTGATCAAGCGGCGGGACAACGGTAAGTGGGAACCGCCGGGCGGCGTGCTCGAACGCGGAGAAACCATCCCCGACGCCCTGCAACGCGAAGTCCTCGAAGAGACCGGCATCAAGATCGCGCTTCCCGCGACCCTCACCGGCGTCTACAAGAACATGTCCGCCCTGATCGTCTCCATGGTCTTCCGCTGCGAGGCCATGGACGGCACCCCGACCACCGGAGCGGAGACCCGCGCCCTGCGCTGGGCCACCCGCGAGGAGGTCACCGAGCTCGCCGACGAGGCGTACGCGATCCGCGTCCTCGACGCGCTCGACAACGCGTCCCCGCCTGCCGTCCGCGCCCACGACGGCGTGCGACTCATCTAG
- a CDS encoding ATP-binding protein, with protein sequence MDEYTSRVRVWGLICPGLHEEVARARRWTRDILSGHPCVDDAELIVSELGTNALIHSVSGADTGTFHITLSRSEHLVVVSVSDSGSRPGKPHAPRSEPEGTHGRGLSIVMTLAYRLDVTGNERGRTVTAELHAPTAGAEAC encoded by the coding sequence ATGGACGAGTATACGAGTAGAGTGCGCGTCTGGGGACTGATCTGTCCAGGTCTCCACGAAGAGGTAGCCCGCGCCCGCCGCTGGACCCGCGACATCCTCAGCGGACATCCCTGCGTCGACGACGCCGAGCTGATCGTGAGCGAGCTGGGCACCAATGCCCTCATCCACTCCGTGAGCGGCGCCGACACGGGCACCTTCCACATCACGCTGTCCCGCTCCGAGCACCTGGTCGTGGTCTCGGTCAGCGACTCCGGCAGCCGGCCCGGCAAGCCGCACGCCCCGAGGTCCGAGCCGGAGGGAACCCACGGCCGCGGACTCAGCATCGTCATGACCCTGGCCTACCGCCTCGACGTCACCGGCAACGAACGAGGCCGCACCGTCACCGCCGAACTCCACGCACCCACGGCAGGAGCCGAAGCATGCTGA
- a CDS encoding aldehyde dehydrogenase family protein, with product MAGSPTPVHLDALGPKGPYRAQAREVVHDVTGRPVAELSMVPRLYARRGMAALRRAETAPLDERVRALAEAGRLFATATVNGMSVDEYQHAVARVSGLPISIVREATRNTATGLAGAYGFAAQARPRGSRDASNGAGTAVWIRRGDVFAVLTAGNHPGVHVQWVEALALGYRVAVRPSRREPLSAHRLVTALHEAGFGRDQVILLPSDHGVADDLVEGADLAMVYGGDAVMDKYRASTTVLPHGPGRAKILITADTDVMRHLDTIVDSISQEAGAGCVNTTAVFVEGDPAPVAKAVADRLADLPSLPPEDDRAVLPVKRLDAALALEKHLHAEAAGATPWLGGDTIVADLGDGAAALRPAVFQLDRADAPQARLEMPFPCVWIAPWSRADGLAPLRDTIVLTALTSDQALVRRLLDEPTIGNLHVGDHPTHVLVPGLPHDGYLGEFLMRSKTFTNAAWGLS from the coding sequence ATGGCCGGTTCTCCGACACCGGTCCACCTCGACGCCCTCGGCCCCAAGGGCCCCTATCGGGCGCAGGCGAGAGAGGTCGTCCACGACGTCACCGGTCGGCCGGTCGCGGAGCTGAGCATGGTGCCGCGGCTGTACGCGCGGCGCGGCATGGCGGCGCTGCGGCGGGCGGAGACGGCGCCGTTGGACGAGCGGGTACGGGCACTGGCCGAGGCGGGCCGGCTGTTCGCCACCGCCACCGTCAACGGCATGTCCGTCGACGAGTACCAGCACGCCGTGGCCCGGGTGAGCGGCCTGCCGATCTCGATCGTGCGGGAGGCCACCCGGAACACCGCGACCGGTCTGGCCGGCGCGTACGGCTTCGCCGCCCAGGCCCGACCGCGCGGCAGCCGCGACGCGTCGAACGGCGCCGGCACCGCGGTGTGGATCCGGCGGGGCGACGTGTTCGCCGTGCTCACCGCCGGCAACCACCCGGGGGTCCACGTGCAGTGGGTGGAGGCGCTGGCACTCGGCTACCGCGTCGCGGTACGCCCCTCGCGACGCGAACCGCTGAGCGCGCACCGGCTGGTCACCGCCCTGCACGAGGCCGGCTTCGGCAGGGACCAGGTCATCCTCCTGCCCTCCGACCACGGCGTCGCCGACGACCTGGTCGAGGGCGCCGACCTGGCCATGGTCTACGGCGGCGACGCCGTGATGGACAAGTACCGGGCCAGCACCACCGTGCTGCCGCACGGACCGGGCCGGGCCAAGATCCTGATCACCGCGGACACCGACGTCATGCGGCATCTCGACACGATCGTCGACTCGATCAGCCAGGAGGCCGGCGCCGGCTGCGTCAACACCACGGCCGTCTTCGTCGAAGGCGACCCGGCCCCGGTGGCCAAGGCCGTCGCCGACCGCCTGGCCGACCTCCCCTCACTGCCACCGGAGGACGACCGGGCCGTGCTGCCGGTCAAGCGGTTGGACGCCGCCCTCGCCCTGGAGAAGCACCTCCACGCCGAGGCCGCCGGGGCCACGCCGTGGCTCGGCGGCGACACCATCGTCGCCGACCTCGGCGACGGCGCCGCGGCGCTGCGCCCCGCGGTGTTCCAGCTCGACCGCGCCGACGCCCCACAGGCACGCCTGGAGATGCCGTTCCCCTGCGTGTGGATCGCGCCGTGGAGCCGCGCCGACGGCCTGGCCCCGCTGCGCGACACGATCGTGCTCACCGCTCTCACGTCGGACCAGGCCCTGGTGCGGCGCCTCCTCGACGAACCGACCATCGGCAACCTCCACGTCGGCGACCACCCCACCCATGTACTGGTCCCCGGCCTGCCGCATGACGGATACCTCGGCGAGTTCCTCATGCGGAGCAAGACCTTCACGAACGCGGCGTGGGGGCTGTCCTAG
- a CDS encoding aminotransferase class III-fold pyridoxal phosphate-dependent enzyme, with the protein MTRLDPTRAPLIDADVLVKQDRSRLIHPHLPGDVTDRIIMVEGSGCRLRDAHGREYLDATGGLMLAHVGHGRRELVEAAAGQMSKLEYFSSFHEFTNEPSIRLASRLIDLAPSPMERVYFTSGGAEAVDAALRMARLYHHRRGEPERTWILARNFGYHGVTYGGGAATGMPMFHQGFGPMLPHVRHLTPPMPFHPEMYGGEDPTEFCLRELRETIEEIGADKIAVMIGEPILGVAGVVEPPSDYWPRVRELLDAHGILLILDEVITGFGRTGHWFAAERMGVTPDFIVTAKGLTSGYFPMGALLVADRVVDVVTRDEGFIGGYTYSGHATGCAVALTNLDILERENLLAAAVEVGDHLGAQLRRLEELPTVGQVRQIGLMIGIELAQDPDTGEPLSAEWVPPLVRERSGIIIRNNPNTVLMSPPLVMSHEEADRVATAVADVLTEHATKARRRAAAPARPLPVLDTPWERPPSMSDLLAAAMEWHFDPKTGSRFWLERAKSLDFDPRKDIRTEADLTLFPNIVDELRDVRVEDLVPRGYGDAPIPLDVFESGGTTGAPKRVAWLPDLHEQLNSWHSGVLDARGVPHGVNWLTIGPSGPHMFAPMGRTLAHRRGGVPLTVDLDPRWVKKCVGEGRSEDTRRYLAHVLDQVGWILRSQDVGVIFTTPPLLEALADDEELAELINRKVRTLIWGGASMSVDTRSLFRDEVFPEAQLLGFYGSTMVGAGMYERAGLAADEPSTFDPPYPFVSMRVVDPDTGRTVPYGERGQVVMSHISRSMLIPNNLERDTAIRRPAAEGLGGDAVADIKPVPTFDGTTVVEGVY; encoded by the coding sequence ATGACGCGACTGGACCCGACGAGGGCACCGCTCATAGACGCGGACGTCCTGGTGAAACAAGACCGATCCCGGTTGATCCACCCACACCTGCCCGGCGACGTCACCGATCGCATCATCATGGTGGAGGGCTCCGGCTGCCGGTTACGCGACGCGCACGGCCGCGAGTACCTGGACGCCACCGGCGGGCTCATGCTCGCGCATGTCGGCCACGGACGGCGCGAGTTGGTCGAGGCCGCGGCCGGGCAGATGTCGAAACTGGAGTACTTCAGCAGCTTCCACGAGTTCACCAACGAACCCTCGATCAGGCTGGCGAGCCGGCTCATCGACCTGGCGCCCTCCCCGATGGAGCGGGTGTACTTCACCAGCGGCGGCGCGGAAGCGGTCGACGCCGCGCTGCGCATGGCCCGGCTGTACCACCACCGACGTGGCGAGCCGGAGCGGACGTGGATCCTCGCCCGCAACTTCGGGTACCACGGCGTCACGTACGGCGGCGGCGCGGCGACCGGTATGCCCATGTTCCACCAGGGCTTCGGCCCGATGCTGCCCCACGTCCGGCACCTGACGCCGCCGATGCCCTTCCACCCGGAGATGTACGGCGGCGAGGACCCCACCGAGTTCTGCCTGCGGGAGCTGCGGGAGACGATCGAGGAGATCGGCGCGGACAAGATCGCGGTCATGATCGGCGAGCCGATCCTCGGCGTGGCCGGCGTGGTCGAACCGCCGAGCGACTACTGGCCGCGGGTGCGCGAACTGCTCGACGCCCACGGGATTCTGCTCATTCTCGACGAGGTCATCACGGGGTTCGGCAGGACCGGGCACTGGTTCGCCGCCGAGCGGATGGGTGTCACGCCCGACTTCATCGTCACCGCCAAGGGGCTGACCTCGGGCTACTTCCCCATGGGCGCCCTGCTGGTGGCCGACCGCGTGGTCGACGTCGTCACCCGCGACGAGGGGTTCATCGGCGGGTACACCTACAGCGGTCACGCGACCGGCTGCGCGGTGGCGCTGACCAACCTCGACATCCTGGAGCGGGAGAACCTGCTCGCGGCCGCCGTCGAGGTCGGCGACCACCTCGGCGCCCAGCTGCGCCGGCTGGAGGAGTTGCCCACCGTCGGCCAGGTGCGCCAGATCGGCCTCATGATCGGCATCGAACTGGCCCAGGACCCGGACACCGGGGAGCCGCTGTCGGCCGAGTGGGTGCCGCCACTGGTCCGGGAGCGCAGCGGGATCATCATCCGCAACAACCCGAACACCGTGCTGATGAGCCCGCCCCTGGTGATGAGCCACGAGGAGGCGGATCGGGTGGCGACGGCGGTGGCCGACGTGCTCACCGAGCACGCGACCAAGGCCAGGAGGAGGGCGGCCGCGCCGGCACGGCCCCTGCCGGTGCTCGACACCCCGTGGGAACGGCCGCCTTCGATGTCGGACCTGCTCGCCGCCGCCATGGAGTGGCACTTCGACCCGAAGACGGGATCCCGCTTCTGGCTGGAGCGGGCGAAGAGCCTGGACTTCGACCCGCGTAAGGACATCCGTACCGAAGCCGACCTGACGCTGTTCCCGAACATCGTCGACGAGCTGCGTGACGTCCGCGTGGAGGACCTCGTCCCCCGGGGATACGGGGACGCGCCGATCCCGCTGGACGTCTTCGAGAGCGGCGGGACGACCGGTGCGCCCAAGCGCGTCGCCTGGCTTCCCGACCTCCACGAGCAGCTGAACTCGTGGCACAGCGGGGTCCTGGACGCCCGTGGTGTTCCCCACGGGGTGAACTGGCTGACGATCGGCCCGAGCGGACCGCACATGTTCGCCCCCATGGGGCGGACGCTGGCGCACCGCCGGGGCGGCGTCCCGCTCACCGTGGACCTCGACCCGCGATGGGTCAAGAAGTGCGTCGGGGAGGGGCGCTCCGAGGACACGAGGAGGTACCTGGCACACGTCCTCGACCAGGTCGGGTGGATCCTGCGGAGTCAGGACGTCGGCGTCATCTTCACCACGCCGCCGCTGCTGGAGGCGTTGGCCGACGACGAGGAGCTGGCCGAGCTCATCAACCGCAAGGTGCGCACCCTCATCTGGGGCGGTGCCTCGATGAGCGTCGACACCCGCAGCCTGTTCCGCGACGAGGTGTTCCCCGAGGCGCAACTGCTCGGCTTCTACGGGAGCACCATGGTCGGCGCCGGTATGTACGAGCGAGCGGGGCTGGCCGCGGACGAGCCGTCCACCTTCGACCCGCCGTACCCGTTCGTCAGCATGAGGGTCGTCGACCCGGACACCGGCAGGACGGTGCCCTACGGCGAACGCGGCCAGGTGGTCATGAGCCACATCAGCCGCAGCATGCTGATCCCGAACAACCTCGAACGGGACACCGCGATCCGCCGTCCCGCCGCCGAGGGCCTCGGCGGCGACGCGGTCGCCGACATCAAGCCGGTCCCGACGTTCGACGGCACCACCGTCGTCGAGGGGGTGTACTGA